A window of Zingiber officinale cultivar Zhangliang chromosome 5A, Zo_v1.1, whole genome shotgun sequence contains these coding sequences:
- the LOC121980903 gene encoding sm-like protein LSM4 isoform X1, which yields MLVELKNGETYNGHLVNCDTWMNIHLREVICTSKDGDRFWRMPECYIRGNTIKYLRVPDEVIDKVQEETTKSRTEMAYIGKPMKVTANARNSCNVALASPFPGRMLKILEECFLKKADSEGFCISSCHYRRLALCYLDSSCYTLLCMCIRA from the exons ATG TTGGTGGAGTTGAAGAACGGGGAAACATATAATGGGCACTTGGTGAACTGCGATACCTGGATGAATATCCACCTTCGTGAGGTTATTTGTACGTCAAAG GATGGTGACCGATTTTGGAGGATGCCTGAGTGTTACATTCGTGGGAATACCATCAAGTACCTTCGAGTTCCAGATGAG GTGATCGACAAGGTTCAAGAAGAGACCACCAAAAGTCGTACAG AGATGGCCTATATTGGGAAGCCCATGAAGGTGACCGCAAACGCCCGCAATAGTTGCAATGTGGCATTGGCGTCACCATTTCCTGGAAGAATGCTGAAAATCTTGGaagaatgttttttaaaaaaggcGGATAGTGAAGGATTTTGTATCAGCTCTTGCCACTATCGTCGTCTTGCGCTCTGCTACCTCGATTCCAGCTGCTACACCTTGTTATGCATGTGCATCCGTGCATAA
- the LOC121980903 gene encoding probable U6 snRNA-associated Sm-like protein LSm4 isoform X2: MLPLSLLKTAQGHPMLVELKNGETYNGHLVNCDTWMNIHLREVICTSKDGDRFWRMPECYIRGNTIKYLRVPDEVIDKVQEETTKSRTDRKPPGVGRGRGRGGKEDGIGRSAKGIGRSQDDTSGKGGGRGRGGVGGKTGGSRGAGRSHG; encoded by the exons ATG CTTCCCTTATCGCTTCTGAAGACCGCTCAAGGTCATCCCATG TTGGTGGAGTTGAAGAACGGGGAAACATATAATGGGCACTTGGTGAACTGCGATACCTGGATGAATATCCACCTTCGTGAGGTTATTTGTACGTCAAAG GATGGTGACCGATTTTGGAGGATGCCTGAGTGTTACATTCGTGGGAATACCATCAAGTACCTTCGAGTTCCAGATGAG GTGATCGACAAGGTTCAAGAAGAGACCACCAAAAGTCGTACAG ATAGGAAGCCTCCTGGAGTTGGTCGTGGAAGGGGACGAGGAGGCAAGGAAGATGGCATTGGGCGATCTGCCAAAGGGATCGGTCGCAGCCAAGATGATACAAGCGGCAAAGGTGGTGGTCGCGGCAGGGGTGGAGTCGGCGGTAAAACTGGTGGTTCCAGAG GTGCAGGGCGCAGCCATGGCTGA